One genomic window of Candidatus Nitrospira inopinata includes the following:
- a CDS encoding DivIVA domain-containing protein yields MNITPLDIQQMAFRVKFRGYDQEEVNRFLEEVARTVESLNRDNAGLRERLALLEQQVTELKRAEATLSNTLMSAQSLADDVKRNAQRDAELIVKEAELKAEELFRQARVELADTQRELALLQKQRLLMVERMRATLHTFERMLDIEASEAYHDHEMVSDVKLQGDSSSAR; encoded by the coding sequence ATGAACATCACACCGCTCGATATCCAGCAGATGGCCTTTCGCGTGAAGTTCCGGGGATACGATCAGGAAGAGGTCAATCGGTTTCTGGAGGAGGTGGCGCGCACCGTCGAATCGTTGAATCGGGACAACGCGGGATTGCGCGAGCGCCTTGCGTTGCTGGAGCAGCAGGTGACGGAGTTGAAACGGGCGGAAGCGACGTTGTCGAACACGTTGATGTCGGCGCAGTCGCTGGCCGACGACGTCAAGAGGAACGCCCAGCGCGACGCCGAGTTGATCGTGAAGGAGGCGGAGCTGAAGGCCGAAGAGCTGTTCCGGCAGGCTCGCGTCGAATTGGCCGATACGCAGCGGGAGCTGGCTCTCTTGCAGAAGCAGCGGTTGTTGATGGTGGAACGGATGCGCGCCACGCTCCACACGTTCGAACGGATGCTGGATATCGAGGCGAGCGAGGCCTATCACGATCATGAGATGGTCTCCGACGTCAAGCTCCAGGGCGATTCCAGCTCCGCTCGCTGA
- the murB gene encoding UDP-N-acetylmuramate dehydrogenase, protein MERRRRRLRAADLQAATAGLKGEVRFDVPLSEYTSFRIGGPADALVEPADLEDLIRVVRQSHERNVPVFVLGGTNLLVRDKGIRGVVVSLARLRTIKEEPGSVLYAEAGAGMPTLIGYAIRRSLKGLEWAAGIPGTVGGCVVMNAGTKLGEMKDVVKAVRIVTPTGAVKEREGRAIVFGYRRAKLPAGVVAGVWLQLAPGVRSELERTVKDYLRYRRETQPLTLPSAGCVFKNPPDDSAGRVVEAAGLKGIHVGDAEISTKHANFIVNRGHASAKDVLALIRKVRGEVRRKTGVRLELELKLVGQA, encoded by the coding sequence GTGGAGCGACGGCGTCGGCGCCTCCGAGCGGCGGATCTGCAGGCGGCGACCGCCGGTCTGAAAGGAGAGGTCCGATTCGACGTTCCGTTGAGCGAATACACCTCGTTTCGGATCGGCGGGCCGGCCGACGCCCTGGTCGAACCGGCTGACTTGGAGGACCTGATTCGCGTCGTCAGGCAGAGCCATGAACGGAACGTGCCTGTTTTCGTATTGGGCGGAACCAATCTTCTTGTTCGAGACAAGGGAATTCGGGGCGTGGTGGTGAGTCTCGCAAGGTTGCGAACGATCAAGGAAGAGCCGGGATCGGTGCTGTACGCCGAAGCCGGCGCGGGCATGCCGACCCTCATCGGCTACGCCATTCGCCGGTCGCTCAAGGGATTGGAATGGGCGGCCGGCATTCCAGGGACCGTGGGAGGGTGCGTGGTCATGAATGCCGGCACCAAACTCGGAGAAATGAAAGACGTGGTCAAGGCGGTCCGAATCGTAACGCCGACGGGGGCGGTGAAGGAACGCGAAGGTCGGGCGATCGTCTTCGGCTATCGGCGGGCGAAACTCCCGGCCGGGGTCGTGGCGGGAGTGTGGCTCCAACTGGCGCCCGGCGTCCGATCGGAACTTGAACGGACGGTCAAGGACTATCTGCGCTATCGCCGGGAGACCCAGCCGTTGACTCTGCCGAGCGCCGGGTGCGTCTTCAAGAATCCGCCCGACGACTCGGCCGGCCGAGTCGTCGAGGCGGCGGGGCTCAAGGGGATTCACGTCGGAGACGCCGAAATCTCCACCAAACACGCCAACTTTATCGTCAACCGTGGACACGCGAGCGCCAAGGATGTGCTGGCGCTGATTCGAAAAGTCCGGGGAGAAGTTCGGCGAAAGACCGGCGTGAGGCTGGAGTTGGAACTCAAGTTGGTGGGGCAAGCCTAG
- the ftsZ gene encoding cell division protein FtsZ: MFSLQESVLSPVRIKVIGIGGAGCNAVNTMITAGLSRVDFIAGNTDLQALDRSLAPFKIQLGPERTRGLGAGAKPEIGKEAALESREQIRECLEGADMVFVTAGMGGGTGTGAAPIVASIARELGILTVGVVTKPFQYEGQRRQKHAEEGIRDLRRHVDTLLVIPNQRLLGIVDKSTPLLDAFKVADDVLRQAIQGIADVITTTGLVNVDFADVRTVMSHTGRAVMGMGVSRGPNRAIEAAQKAICSPLLEEGSVEGARGVLLNITGGPSMSLHEIEEAASIIQQTADPEANIIVGQVINPDMGEDLIVTVIATGFEPEADSPLPASGMDRKPARPAPKPAAPVLTGVGAAASVDRAAVNLDRPTFLRRMHDARESIDRVTLGTEDEWDVPTFLRKQAD; encoded by the coding sequence ATGTTTTCATTACAAGAAAGTGTGCTCTCGCCGGTTCGTATCAAGGTGATCGGAATCGGCGGAGCCGGATGCAACGCGGTCAATACCATGATCACGGCCGGCTTGTCCCGGGTGGATTTTATCGCGGGCAACACGGATCTTCAGGCGCTCGACCGCTCGCTGGCGCCGTTCAAAATCCAACTGGGGCCGGAGCGGACGCGAGGGTTGGGCGCGGGAGCGAAGCCGGAAATCGGCAAAGAGGCGGCGCTGGAGAGCCGCGAGCAGATTCGCGAGTGTCTCGAAGGGGCGGATATGGTCTTCGTGACGGCGGGCATGGGCGGAGGGACCGGCACGGGAGCGGCTCCGATCGTGGCGAGCATCGCCCGCGAATTGGGGATCCTCACGGTGGGCGTGGTGACGAAGCCGTTTCAATATGAAGGGCAACGGCGCCAGAAACACGCGGAAGAAGGCATCCGGGATCTGCGGCGGCACGTCGATACCTTGCTGGTGATTCCGAATCAACGACTGCTGGGCATCGTCGATAAATCAACTCCGCTGCTCGACGCCTTCAAGGTAGCCGACGACGTGTTGCGGCAGGCCATTCAAGGCATCGCCGACGTGATTACGACGACGGGACTCGTCAACGTGGATTTCGCCGACGTGCGGACCGTGATGTCGCATACCGGGCGGGCGGTGATGGGGATGGGGGTCTCGCGCGGGCCGAATCGGGCGATCGAAGCGGCGCAAAAGGCCATTTGCAGTCCGTTGCTCGAGGAAGGCAGCGTGGAAGGCGCGCGCGGGGTTCTGTTGAACATTACGGGGGGACCCAGCATGTCGCTTCATGAAATCGAGGAGGCGGCGTCCATCATTCAGCAGACGGCCGATCCGGAAGCCAACATCATCGTCGGGCAGGTCATCAATCCCGATATGGGCGAAGATTTGATCGTGACCGTCATCGCCACCGGGTTCGAGCCGGAAGCCGATTCGCCGCTGCCGGCGAGCGGCATGGATCGGAAACCGGCGCGCCCCGCTCCGAAGCCGGCCGCGCCGGTCTTGACCGGCGTCGGAGCGGCCGCGTCGGTCGATCGAGCGGCGGTCAACCTCGACCGGCCGACGTTTTTGAGGCGAATGCACGACGCCAGGGAATCCATCGATCGAGTGACTCTGGGAACGGAGGACGAATGGGACGTGCCGACCTTTCTTCGGAAACAGGCCGATTGA
- a CDS encoding D-alanine--D-alanine ligase family protein codes for MKRTGRLTAARVGVLMGGRSSERDISLKTGHAVHQSLLRLGYDAVSIDVGDRLLHDLKERKIGVAFLALHGRGGEDGTIQGFLETIGIPYTGSGVRASAVGMNKVVTKTLLAAHGVPVPPGVVVKRGEGPPLSKILKDAKLKLPVVVKPASQGSTIGVTIVRRSADWKNALAAAHRYDDEAVVEAFIPGREITVAVIGGSGGGIEVLPAVEIVAPDGFYDFAAKYQKGKTTYRCPAPLPARVSRHVTDLGRRTFAVLGCEGAARVDFRVTPRGRPYVLEINTVPGMTETSLLPMAAAKAGIDYDRLVERILRSALDRVAPPAQATGRAAVGS; via the coding sequence ATGAAGCGAACGGGACGGTTGACGGCTGCGCGAGTCGGGGTGTTGATGGGAGGGCGGTCCTCCGAGCGGGACATTTCGCTCAAGACGGGACATGCCGTCCATCAGTCGTTGCTTCGTCTGGGATACGACGCCGTGTCCATCGATGTGGGCGATCGGCTGCTTCACGATTTGAAGGAGCGGAAGATCGGCGTCGCGTTTTTGGCGTTGCACGGACGGGGAGGCGAGGACGGCACGATTCAAGGATTTCTGGAGACGATCGGGATTCCCTACACTGGTTCGGGGGTGCGGGCAAGCGCCGTGGGGATGAACAAGGTCGTGACGAAGACGTTGCTGGCGGCGCACGGCGTTCCGGTTCCGCCCGGCGTGGTCGTCAAGCGTGGCGAAGGTCCGCCGCTGTCGAAAATTCTGAAGGACGCGAAGCTGAAGTTGCCCGTCGTCGTCAAGCCGGCCTCGCAGGGTTCCACGATCGGGGTGACCATCGTGCGCAGATCCGCCGATTGGAAGAACGCCCTGGCTGCGGCGCACCGATATGACGATGAGGCCGTGGTCGAAGCATTCATTCCCGGACGTGAAATCACGGTGGCGGTGATCGGCGGATCGGGAGGGGGAATCGAGGTTCTTCCGGCCGTGGAAATCGTGGCGCCCGACGGGTTTTATGACTTTGCGGCGAAGTATCAGAAAGGGAAAACGACGTATCGGTGTCCGGCTCCTTTGCCGGCGAGGGTGTCGAGACACGTGACGGATCTGGGGCGACGGACGTTCGCCGTCCTGGGCTGCGAGGGGGCGGCGCGCGTTGATTTTCGAGTGACGCCGCGGGGTCGTCCATACGTCTTGGAAATCAATACCGTTCCCGGCATGACGGAAACGAGTCTGTTGCCGATGGCGGCGGCGAAGGCCGGGATCGATTACGACCGATTGGTCGAGCGCATTTTGCGATCGGCGCTCGATCGAGTCGCTCCGCCGGCGCAGGCAACGGGAAGGGCGGCGGTGGGATCATGA
- the proC gene encoding pyrroline-5-carboxylate reductase → MSSLMSDRNVAFVGGGRMAEALIGGLVSAGLCGPDRIRAADPDADRRERLKRQFGIQVHESNREPVAWGDLIVLAVKPQVAGNVLRDLAGALADSLVVSVVAGLSIGRILDFCGPRTRVIRAMPNTPALVREGMTALAFGPGVQERDADLARRLFEAVGRVVSVEERLMDAVTGLSGSGPGYVFLVIEALTDGGVKMGLPRDVAGLLAAQTVLGAARMALETKEHPASLKDRVASPGGTTIVGLHCLERAGMRAALTDAVEAAAKRSQELGG, encoded by the coding sequence ATGTCTAGCCTGATGAGCGACCGCAACGTGGCGTTTGTCGGCGGGGGGCGGATGGCCGAGGCGCTGATCGGCGGATTGGTGTCCGCCGGCCTGTGCGGGCCGGATCGCATTCGAGCGGCCGATCCCGACGCGGATCGGCGCGAGCGCCTCAAACGGCAATTCGGAATTCAGGTTCATGAATCCAATCGGGAGCCGGTTGCGTGGGGCGATCTGATCGTGTTGGCGGTCAAACCCCAAGTGGCGGGGAACGTCCTGCGGGACCTCGCCGGCGCGCTCGCCGATTCGCTGGTGGTTTCCGTGGTGGCCGGCCTGTCCATCGGCAGGATTCTGGACTTCTGCGGACCGCGAACCCGTGTGATTCGGGCCATGCCGAACACGCCGGCATTGGTGAGAGAAGGGATGACGGCGCTGGCGTTCGGACCCGGCGTGCAAGAGCGGGACGCGGACCTCGCGCGGCGGCTGTTCGAGGCGGTCGGGAGAGTCGTCTCGGTTGAAGAGCGATTGATGGACGCCGTCACCGGTCTGAGCGGCAGCGGGCCGGGCTACGTGTTTCTTGTCATCGAAGCGTTGACGGACGGGGGCGTGAAGATGGGGTTGCCCCGGGACGTGGCCGGCCTGTTGGCCGCGCAAACCGTGCTGGGCGCGGCCCGCATGGCCTTGGAGACGAAGGAACATCCCGCGTCTTTGAAGGACCGAGTCGCGTCGCCGGGGGGCACCACGATCGTCGGGTTGCATTGCCTGGAGCGGGCCGGGATGCGGGCGGCGTTGACCGATGCCGTCGAAGCAGCCGCGAAGCGGTCGCAGGAGCTGGGAGGCTGA
- a CDS encoding YggT family protein, producing the protein MFVVGNVLLGIATVLDYALWLYMWIIIARALISWVNPDPWNPIVQFLDRATEPVLSPIRRRIGWRMGVGVDLSPLVAILAITFLQYAVVQSLKDLALRMN; encoded by the coding sequence ATGTTCGTCGTGGGAAACGTGTTGTTGGGAATCGCCACGGTGCTCGATTACGCCCTGTGGCTGTACATGTGGATCATCATCGCGCGGGCGCTTATCTCCTGGGTGAATCCCGATCCGTGGAATCCGATCGTTCAGTTCCTCGATCGGGCGACGGAGCCGGTGCTGTCGCCGATTCGCCGTCGGATCGGCTGGAGAATGGGGGTGGGAGTGGACCTCTCTCCTTTGGTTGCCATTCTGGCCATTACGTTTTTGCAATACGCGGTGGTGCAGTCGCTGAAGGATTTGGCGTTACGAATGAATTGA
- a CDS encoding cell division protein FtsQ/DivIB: MRLFRRRRRSIQQGPRKNQWKCPSAADSANRNVEANPPGIRAKVVVLTRWAGAVVGVALIGWAIAMSVQHAGPFLDRLLEIKEVTVEGLHRIDRREIIDLVKLEPRTPLHCVSTADITERVQSHPWIKRATVERVPLNELRITVVERVPGAVVSTGKETVLVDEEGHVLKPLSQNDEESLPFLSGVDRKGLLRGDEDARRAILSGIELAKIVRATYEGPVRVNVADPANLIVSVGSTRFHFDEEGVGDQWDRFRQVKQTVRELDAIDGYGDDVNDVDLRYENRVVVRERG, translated from the coding sequence ATGAGGCTGTTTCGGAGACGCCGGCGATCTATTCAGCAAGGGCCGAGAAAAAACCAGTGGAAATGCCCGAGCGCGGCGGACAGCGCGAATCGGAACGTGGAAGCCAACCCCCCCGGCATAAGGGCCAAGGTAGTCGTGTTGACACGATGGGCCGGCGCGGTCGTGGGCGTCGCGCTGATCGGTTGGGCGATCGCGATGAGCGTCCAGCACGCCGGGCCGTTCCTCGATCGATTGCTTGAAATCAAAGAGGTGACGGTGGAGGGTCTTCACCGGATCGATCGCCGGGAGATCATCGATCTCGTCAAGCTTGAACCTCGGACCCCGCTCCACTGCGTCTCAACGGCCGATATCACGGAGCGGGTGCAGTCCCATCCCTGGATCAAGCGCGCGACGGTGGAGCGCGTTCCCCTCAACGAACTGCGCATCACCGTGGTGGAACGGGTTCCGGGAGCGGTGGTTTCGACCGGAAAGGAGACCGTTCTGGTCGACGAAGAAGGTCATGTGCTGAAGCCCCTTTCACAGAACGACGAGGAGTCGTTGCCGTTTCTGTCGGGGGTCGATCGCAAGGGGTTGCTGCGGGGCGATGAGGACGCGAGGCGGGCGATTCTGTCCGGAATCGAGCTGGCAAAAATCGTGAGGGCAACTTACGAGGGGCCGGTGCGGGTGAACGTGGCGGACCCGGCCAATCTCATCGTGTCGGTCGGAAGCACGCGATTTCATTTCGACGAGGAAGGCGTCGGGGATCAATGGGATCGATTTCGGCAAGTCAAGCAGACGGTACGGGAGTTGGACGCGATCGATGGGTACGGCGACGACGTCAACGACGTGGACCTCCGGTACGAGAATCGAGTGGTCGTGCGGGAAAGGGGGTGA
- a CDS encoding serine hydrolase domain-containing protein, with protein sequence MSVPLSLRAALEQAVVDGVFPGAVLAVRRGVTDTWLITAGRLSSQPPGDAVTSSTIYDLASLTKPLATVTALALLVQEGRCRLDDPIESLLPELAGAAVGSATLRHLLTHSSGLPGWRGFYERLSPQAVLPASEQERSRAEAQVLHLIGREPLLYERGSRSLYSDLGFMLLGMAVERGGKTRLDEYVRRRIVEPTGAKLLHYLPTDQEGKRRLASLIGQMAPTEWDDWRKRLLVGEVHDENAAALGGVAGHAGLFGTAEAVLAVSGAWLSAYHGRSSLLNRDVVREFVRPPNEGAASTWVLGWEMPSVPSSSGRHFSRQSFGHLGYTGTSIWIDPVGELEVVLLSNRVHPTRKNEKIRAFRPAIHDLVYQERVRGVAG encoded by the coding sequence ATGTCGGTTCCCCTGTCCCTCCGTGCGGCGTTGGAACAGGCCGTGGTGGACGGCGTGTTCCCCGGCGCGGTGCTTGCCGTTCGCCGCGGCGTGACGGACACCTGGCTGATAACGGCCGGACGTCTGTCCTCCCAGCCTCCGGGCGACGCCGTGACCTCCTCGACGATCTATGATCTGGCCTCTCTGACCAAACCGTTGGCGACCGTCACCGCGCTGGCGTTGTTGGTGCAGGAGGGGCGATGCCGGCTCGACGATCCCATCGAGTCATTGTTGCCGGAATTGGCGGGCGCGGCGGTCGGATCGGCGACGCTTCGGCATTTGCTGACTCACAGTTCTGGTCTACCGGGCTGGAGAGGATTCTATGAACGGTTGAGTCCGCAGGCGGTCCTCCCCGCATCGGAGCAGGAACGATCACGAGCCGAAGCGCAGGTGCTCCACTTGATCGGCCGGGAACCCCTTCTCTATGAAAGAGGCAGCAGAAGCCTCTATAGCGATCTGGGCTTCATGTTGCTGGGAATGGCGGTCGAGCGAGGGGGAAAGACGCGGCTGGATGAGTACGTGCGGCGGCGTATCGTGGAACCGACGGGGGCCAAACTGTTGCACTACCTGCCGACCGACCAAGAGGGAAAGAGGCGACTGGCGTCGCTGATCGGGCAAATGGCTCCCACCGAATGGGACGATTGGAGAAAGCGGTTGCTCGTCGGTGAGGTGCACGATGAAAACGCCGCGGCGCTTGGCGGCGTCGCGGGCCATGCCGGTCTGTTTGGAACGGCGGAGGCCGTGCTCGCCGTTTCAGGAGCCTGGCTGTCCGCCTATCATGGGAGATCGTCGCTCCTTAACCGGGACGTCGTGCGGGAATTCGTTCGGCCGCCGAATGAGGGAGCCGCCTCGACCTGGGTCTTGGGATGGGAGATGCCGTCGGTTCCTTCCTCTTCGGGGCGCCATTTCTCGCGACAGTCGTTCGGACACCTGGGATACACGGGGACGTCGATCTGGATCGATCCCGTCGGCGAGCTGGAGGTGGTGCTGTTGTCGAATCGGGTGCATCCCACCCGGAAAAACGAGAAGATCAGGGCGTTTCGCCCCGCGATACACGATCTTGTGTATCAGGAGCGTGTGCGCGGAGTCGCGGGCTGA
- the ftsA gene encoding cell division protein FtsA, with amino-acid sequence MPKRDQILVGLDIGTTKICAIVAELAETGALNVIGVGSSPSRGLRKGVVVDIESTVESIKKAVEEAELMAAVQINSVYTGIAGSHISAENCKGVVVLKRAEVTREDINRAIESARTLAVIPHDRRILHVLPREFMVDGQEGVREPLGLSGHRLEVNVHVITGAVTSAQNIIKSVNRAGLDVVDIILQPLASSEAVLSQEERELGVAMVDLGGGTTDLAIFLDGSIRHSAVLPIGGQNLTKDLAIGLMTSQTEAEKIKVQHGMARAELVPGSQAVEVPSVGDRPPRIFSRRDIAEIIEPRVEEMFELVRREIARAGYEGMLGAGVVLTGGTSLLEGMPDAAEKVLNLPARRGGPSGVGGLRDIVSHPGYATGVGLLLHARRHADESESVGLRNGGAWSKMVGWTKRMLEVF; translated from the coding sequence ATGCCGAAACGGGATCAAATCCTCGTCGGGCTTGATATCGGGACCACCAAAATCTGCGCGATCGTGGCGGAGCTGGCCGAGACCGGCGCGTTGAACGTGATCGGCGTCGGATCGAGTCCGTCGCGCGGGCTGCGAAAGGGGGTCGTCGTCGACATCGAGAGCACGGTCGAATCGATCAAGAAGGCGGTCGAGGAGGCGGAATTGATGGCGGCGGTGCAGATCAATTCCGTGTACACCGGAATCGCGGGGAGCCACATTTCGGCCGAGAATTGCAAGGGCGTCGTGGTGTTGAAGCGCGCCGAGGTCACGCGGGAAGACATCAACCGGGCGATCGAGAGCGCGCGCACGCTGGCCGTCATTCCGCACGATCGCCGGATCCTGCACGTGCTTCCGCGCGAGTTCATGGTGGACGGTCAGGAGGGCGTTCGCGAACCGCTGGGGTTGTCGGGTCACCGGCTCGAGGTGAACGTGCACGTGATCACGGGCGCCGTGACGTCGGCGCAAAACATCATCAAAAGCGTCAATCGAGCCGGGCTCGACGTGGTGGACATCATTCTTCAGCCGCTGGCGTCCAGCGAGGCGGTGTTGAGCCAGGAAGAACGGGAATTGGGCGTCGCCATGGTCGATCTCGGCGGCGGGACGACGGATCTGGCCATTTTTCTTGACGGCAGCATCCGACATTCCGCCGTGTTGCCCATCGGCGGGCAAAATCTGACCAAGGATTTGGCGATCGGTCTGATGACGTCGCAAACCGAAGCGGAAAAAATCAAGGTGCAGCACGGGATGGCCAGGGCGGAGTTGGTTCCGGGAAGCCAAGCCGTCGAGGTGCCGTCGGTCGGCGATCGTCCGCCGCGCATCTTCTCGCGTCGGGACATTGCCGAGATCATCGAGCCGAGGGTCGAAGAAATGTTCGAGCTGGTACGAAGAGAAATCGCGCGCGCCGGCTACGAAGGGATGCTGGGAGCCGGCGTCGTGCTGACCGGCGGCACGTCTCTCTTGGAAGGCATGCCGGACGCGGCGGAAAAAGTGCTCAATTTGCCGGCTCGCCGCGGCGGACCCTCCGGAGTGGGGGGGCTTCGGGACATTGTCAGTCACCCTGGCTACGCGACGGGGGTCGGGTTGTTGCTGCATGCCAGGCGGCATGCCGATGAGTCGGAGTCGGTGGGGCTGCGCAACGGAGGAGCATGGTCCAAAATGGTCGGGTGGACGAAGCGGATGTTGGAGGTGTTTTAA
- a CDS encoding YggS family pyridoxal phosphate-dependent enzyme, whose product MESSGSETIAQRVHSILSAIRTAAERAGRSPGDVKLVAATKTVTIDRIREGIGAGLSILGENRVQEAVPKIAALAGEPVRWHFIGQLQRRKVRSIIGLFDLIHSVDSLELAQEIDRRAAESGRVQDVLLEVNVGGESSKAGFHPDGLEPAIPAIAGLSHVRIKGLMTIPPPTREAEEARVYFRKLRALGEAVAARKIPGVSMEELSMGMSNDYRVAIEEGATLVRIGSAIFGARHV is encoded by the coding sequence ATGGAGTCTTCCGGTTCCGAGACGATCGCGCAGCGGGTCCATTCGATCCTGTCGGCGATCCGGACCGCGGCGGAGCGGGCGGGACGGTCTCCCGGCGACGTCAAACTCGTGGCCGCCACCAAGACGGTGACGATCGATCGCATTCGCGAGGGAATCGGCGCAGGGTTGTCGATTTTGGGAGAAAACAGAGTGCAGGAGGCGGTCCCCAAAATCGCGGCGCTTGCCGGAGAACCGGTTCGGTGGCACTTTATCGGACAGCTTCAGCGGCGGAAGGTTCGATCGATCATCGGGCTGTTCGATTTGATTCACTCCGTCGATAGTCTGGAGTTGGCGCAAGAAATCGATCGGCGCGCTGCGGAGTCCGGTCGCGTGCAGGACGTGCTGTTGGAGGTCAATGTCGGCGGGGAATCGTCCAAGGCCGGTTTTCATCCCGACGGCCTTGAACCGGCGATTCCGGCCATTGCGGGGCTGTCGCACGTTCGTATCAAGGGGTTGATGACCATTCCTCCTCCGACTCGGGAAGCGGAAGAGGCGAGAGTCTATTTTCGAAAGCTCCGTGCGCTGGGAGAAGCCGTCGCGGCCCGAAAGATTCCCGGTGTCTCGATGGAGGAGCTGTCCATGGGGATGTCGAACGATTACCGCGTCGCCATCGAGGAAGGCGCGACGCTCGTTCGAATCGGTTCCGCCATTTTTGGAGCCCGTCATGTCTAG
- the pgeF gene encoding peptidoglycan editing factor PgeF, with protein MGGTGTITIPAFAQAVSEVRHFFGTRRSSAGLHVEVGVPVLVPQSAGGVRSSWLLSVKQVHGTDALVVDRPVTADDRFPAGWDALITDQPGIMVAVRTADCVPVLMHDTRRNVVAAVHAGWRGAVAGIVEKTVGVMAACFGTEPEHLRIGIGPSAGGCCYEVDEPVLEGVYRACSRPEQVVRSHPGGKKGYLDLKSLVRQQALAVGVRPNAVSSVNLCTICHEDLFFSYRRDGKVVGTMVSAIGLVPRQGTKRSSANRHALPLQYARRAATNGRRF; from the coding sequence ATGGGTGGCACTGGCACCATCACGATTCCGGCCTTTGCACAGGCTGTGAGCGAAGTACGGCATTTTTTCGGAACGCGCCGATCTTCGGCGGGGCTCCATGTGGAAGTCGGCGTTCCCGTCCTTGTGCCGCAATCCGCGGGGGGCGTCCGTTCTTCATGGCTCTTGTCCGTCAAGCAAGTCCATGGGACCGATGCGTTGGTGGTGGATCGGCCCGTGACGGCGGATGACCGGTTTCCGGCCGGATGGGACGCGTTGATCACGGATCAACCCGGGATCATGGTGGCGGTGCGGACGGCGGATTGCGTGCCGGTATTGATGCACGACACCCGTCGGAATGTCGTGGCGGCCGTGCATGCGGGATGGCGCGGCGCGGTCGCCGGCATCGTGGAGAAAACGGTGGGCGTCATGGCGGCGTGTTTCGGAACCGAGCCGGAACATCTGCGGATCGGCATCGGCCCGTCCGCGGGAGGCTGTTGTTACGAGGTCGACGAGCCGGTGTTGGAAGGAGTCTACCGAGCCTGCTCCAGGCCCGAACAGGTCGTGCGTTCCCATCCAGGGGGAAAGAAGGGCTATCTGGATCTCAAGTCGCTCGTCAGACAACAGGCGCTGGCCGTGGGCGTGCGACCGAACGCCGTCTCCTCCGTCAACCTGTGCACGATCTGTCACGAGGATCTGTTTTTCTCCTATCGGCGCGACGGGAAGGTCGTCGGAACCATGGTGAGCGCCATCGGTCTCGTTCCGCGGCAAGGAACAAAAAGATCGTCTGCCAATCGTCACGCGCTTCCGTTACAATACGCGAGGCGCGCGGCGACGAACGGCCGCCGTTTTTGA